One Camarhynchus parvulus unplaced genomic scaffold, STF_HiC, whole genome shotgun sequence genomic window carries:
- the LOC115916649 gene encoding cathepsin G-like: MLLLLLLTNAFVLLPWAGAGRIIGGREVKPHSRPYMAYLEIKNGSKPSYCGGFLIRPDAVLSAAHCVDKKGTVRVTVTLGAHNVNSRERSQQKIRAGKWVIHPQYLHKGFKNDIVLLKLKPRARINKHVQFISIPRRNEHVREGDLCTVSGWGWTSVTGNKTNMMREVKLKVQEEKICQQLFRNYQRQSMICVGDKYSKKATYKGDSGGPLVCNKKAHGIVSHAREHNLFPEAFTRISHFEPWIRKQLKRFSLQDIPGYPSSD; the protein is encoded by the exons atgctgctgctccttctgctcaCAAATGCTTTTGTCcttctgccctgggctggggctg GAAGGATCATTGGTGGACGAGAAGTTAAACCCCACTCCAGACCCTACATGGcttatttagaaattaaaaatggctCAAAACCTAGTTACTGTGGAGGGTTCCTGATTCGCCCAGATGcagtgctctcagcagctcACTGTGTGGATAAAAAAGG GACAGTGAGGGTCACTGTGACTCTGGGAGCCCACAATGTAAACAGCCGAGAACGGAGCCAGCAGAAGATCCGTGCTGGAAAATGGGTCATCCATCCTCAATATTTGCATAAAGGCTTCAAAAATGACATTGTGCTGCTGAAG CTGAAGCCAAGGGCCAGGATCAATAAGCATGTGCAGTTTATCTCCATTCCCAGGAGAAATGAACATGTGAGAGAAGGAGATTTATGCACGGTgtctggctggggctggacaTCTGTGACAGGAAACAAGACTAACATGATGCGAGAAGTGAAACTGAAGGTGCAAGAGGAGAAAATCTGTCAGCAGCTTTTCCGTAACTACCAGCGTCAGTCTATGATCTGTGTTGGTgataaatacagtaaaaaagCAACTTACAAG GGTGATTCTGGTGGCCCATTAGTCTGCAATAAGAAGGCTCATGGCATTGTTTCTCATGCACGTGAGCACAATCTCTTCCCTGAGGCATTCACCAGGATCTCGCACTTTGAGCCCTGGATCCGTAAGCAGCTGAAGAGGTTTTCACTCCAAGATATTCCTGGCTATCCATCCTCTGACTAA
- the LOC115916650 gene encoding cathepsin G-like — MLLLLLLTNAFVLLPWAGAGRIIGGREAVPHSRPYMAYLKTQNETHSSACGGFLIRPDAVLSAAHCVDKKGTVRVTVTLGAHNIRRQERSQQKIRAGKWVIHPQYLHKGFKNDIVLLKLKKKAEINDNVQCISIAKENERVRVGDLCTVSGWGRTSLDPPGSDVLREVELKVQEDKICQRVSSNYQRQSMICVGDEKEEKATYKGDSGGPLVCNKKAHGIVSGGYENPFFPKAFARISHFEPWIRKQLKRFSLQDIPCFPFSD, encoded by the exons atgctgctgctccttctgctcaCAAATGCTTTTGTCcttctgccctgggctggggctg GAAGGATCATTGGTGGAAGGGAAGCTGTGCCCCACTCCAGACCCTACATGGCTTATTTAAAAACTCAAAATGAGACACACAGTAGTGCGTGTGGAGGGTTCCTGATTCGCCCAGATGcagtgctctcagcagctcACTGTGTGGATAAAAAAGG GACAGTGAGGGTCACTGTGACTCTGGGAGCCCACAACATAAGGAGGCAAGAACGGAGCCAGCAGAAGATCCGTGCTGGAAAATGGGTCATCCATCCTCAGTATTTGCATAAAGGCTTCAAAAATGACATTGTGCTGCTGAAG ctgaagaaaaaagccGAGATCAATGACAATGTGCAATGTATCTCCATTGCCAAGGAAAATGAACGTGTGAGAGTAGGAGATTTATGCACGGTGTCTGGCTGGGGACGGACATCTCTGGACCCACCAGGGAGTGATGTCTTGAGGGAGGTGGAACTGAAGGTGCAAGAGGACAAAATCTGTCAGCGAGTTTCCAGTAACTACCAGCGTCAGTCTATGATCTGTGTTGGtgatgaaaaggaagaaaaagcaacttACAAG GGTGATTCTGGTGGCCCATTAGTCTGCAATAAGAAGGCTCATGGCATTGTTTCCGGTGGATATGAAAACCCCTTCTTTCCTAAGGCATTCGCCAGGATCTCGCACTTTGAGCCCTGGATCCGTAAGCAGCTGAAGAGGTTTTCACTCCAAGATATTCCTTGCTTTCCATTCTCTGACTAA
- the LOC115916652 gene encoding cathepsin G-like, with protein sequence MLLLLLLTNAFVLLPWAGAGRIIGGRKADAHSRPYMAYLEIKNGRNTTACGGFLIRPDAVLSAAHCMDKKGTVKVTVTLGAHNIRRQERSQQKIRAGKWVIHPQYSRKDGKNDIVLLKLKKKAEINENVQCISIAKENERVRVGDLCTVSGWGWTSKAGDMSDVLMEVALKVQYAEICEQLSNNFQCQSMICVGDEEEEKATYKGDSGGPLVCNKKAHGIVSHGYEDCLFPEIFTRISHFEPWIQKQLKRFSRKPSWELDSNPECENEEMTLWENLGI encoded by the exons atgctgctgctccttctgctcaCAAATGCTTTTGTCcttctgccctgggctggggctg GAAGGATCATTGGTGGAAGGAAAGCTGATGCCCACTCCAGACCCTACATGGcttatttagaaattaaaaatgggagaaaCACTACTGCGTGTGGAGGGTTTCTGATTCGCCCAGATGcagtgctctcagcagctcACTGTATGGATAAAAAAGG GACAGTGAAGGTCACTGTGACTCTGGGAGCCCACAACATAAGGAGGCAAGAACGGAGCCAGCAGAAAATCCGTGCTGGAAAATGGGTCATCCATCCTCAATATTCCCGTAAAGACGGGAAAAATGACATTGTGCTGCTGAAG ctgaagaaaaaagccGAGATCAATGAGAATGTGCAATGTATCTCCATTGCCAAGGAAAATGAACGTGTGAGAGTAGGAGATTTATGCACGGTGTCAGGCTGGGGCTGGACATCTAAGGCAGGGGACATGAGTGATGTCTTGATGGAGGTGGCACTGAAGGTGCAATATGCAGAAATATGTGAGCAGCTTTCCAACAACTTCCAGTGTCAGTCTATGATCTGTGTTGgtgatgaagaggaagaaaaagcaacttACAAG GGTGATTCTGGTGGCCCATTAGTCTGCAATAAGAAGGCTCATGGCATTGTTTCTCATGGATATGAAGACTGCCTCTTCCCTGAGATATTCACCAGGATCTCGCACTTTGAGCCCTGGAtccaaaagcagctgaagaggTTTTCACGCAAG CCTTCTTGGGAGCTGGATTCAAACCCTGAGTGTGAGAATGAGGAGATGACACTCTGGGAGAACCTGGGCATAG